Genomic DNA from Haloplanus sp. HW8-1:
AACCTCGCGACGCGCGGGTACGCCATCATCACCGCCGGTATCATCCTCGCCGCCGCCGGCATCGGCGGCGAACTGTTCGTCCCGAAACGGGAGCCGATCTGATCGCGACGTGGACGACTCGCCGGGATCGCTCGCCTCCTTCTACGGTATGGAAACCTATTTGTCCGGCCTGTGTTATGGGTGGGGTATGGCGACGAAAGTGTTCGATCGGGAGACGATCCTCGATCTGACGGTGAACTTCATTCCGCTGTTCATCCTCCTCTTTTTCATCGTCGGGTACGCCCTCGTCAACCCGTTCCAGCTCGGGTCGGTCGGCCGCATTCTCCAGTACACGCTGCTCGTCGCGCCCTTCGTCCTGCTCGCGATCCTCACCTACCTCTCGGGCAAGGCCATCGCGTCGACGGAGAAGAACGCCCCGGTCTACATGCCCGGTGCGGCGACGGTCGACGGCGCCGAACCGATCGAGGACGACCACGAGGAGTGAGCGCTCGCGGCGGCGTCCTCCTCGGGACCCCCGTGTGTCGGTCGAATCGTTCGCGGATTGCACCCGAATATTTCTTAACCCTGCGTTCCTGAGCAACGCTCATGCAGATCACCGGACAGCTAACGTTGACGGTGCTCATGGGGCTCTTCCTCGTGATCATCGCCGCGTGGCTCGCGCGGATCGAGGACTGGCGGTCGTACACGCCACTCGGGAGTGGGGGGGCGACCGGCGAGTCGGGGTACGTCTCACGGGAGAAGCCGGCCGGCATCAGCCGCTGGCTGACGACGGTCGACCACAAGGACATCGGCATGCTCTACGGTGCCTACGGCGTCCTCGCGTTCGTCGTGGGCGGGCTGATGATCATGATCATGCGGGTCGAACTCATCGATCCCGGGATGACGCTCATCTCGAACTCGTTTTACAACTCGCTGCTGACCAGTCACGGCATCACCATGCTGTTCCTGTTCGGGACGCCCATCATCGCGGCGTTCGCGAACTACCTCGTGCCCCTCCTGATCGGGGCGGACGACATGGCCTTTCCCCGGATCAACGCCATCGCGTTCTGGTTGTTGCCGCCGGGTGCCCTGCTCATCTGGGCGGGCTTTTTCCCCCTCGGTGACGTGATCCCGGCACAGACCGCCTGGACGCTCTACACGCCGCTCTCGCTGGGCGCGGGCAGCGGCAGTCAGGGCAACGCTGGGGTCGATCTGATGATCCTCGGTCTCCACCTTACCGGTGTCTCGGCGACGATGGGGTCGATCAACTTCATCGCGACCATCCTCACCGAACGCGCCGAGGAGGTGACCTGGGCCAACCTCGACATCTTCTCGTGGACCATCCTCACCCAGTCGGGACTGATCCTCTTTGCTTTCCCCCTGCTCGGGAGTGCGCTGATCATGCTCCTGCTGGACCGCAACCTCGGCACGACCTTCTTCGCCATCGACGCCGGCGGCACGATGCTCTGGCAGCACCTGTTCTGGTTCTTCGGCCACCCCGAAGTGTATATCCTCGTGTTGCCGCCGATGGGCATCGTCAGCTACGTCCTCCCCCGGTTCGCGGGTCGCCGGCTGTTCGGGTTCAAGTTCGTCGTCTACTCTACCCTCGCAATCGGCGTCCTCTCCTTTGGCGTCTGGGCCCACCACATGTTCGCGACCGGCATGGACCCGCGCCTCCGCGCCTCGTTCATGGCCGTGTCGCTCGCCATCGCCATTCCCTCGGCAGTGAAGACGTTCAACTGGATCACGACTCTCTGGAACGGGAAGCTCCGCCTGACGACGCCGATGCTGTTCTGTATTGGCTTCGTCTCCAACTTCGTCCTTGGCGGGGTTACCGGCGTCTTCCTCGCTTCCATTCCCGTCGACTTGGTGCTTCACGACACCTACTACGTCGTCGGTCACTTCCACTACGTGGTCATGGGTGCCATCGCCTTCGCCGGTTTCGCCGGCCTCTACTACTGGTTCCCGATGTTCACCGGACGGATGTACCAGCGCCGCCTCGGCAAGATTCACTTCTGGACGTGGATGATCGGCTCGAACATCACGTTCCTCGCCATGATCGTGCTGGGTTACGGCGGGATGCCCCGGCGTTACGCCACCTACCTGCCGCAGTTCGCCACCTTCCACCAGATCGCGACGCTCGGGGCCGTGCTGATGTTCGTCGGCGGTCTCGTCTGGACGTACAACTTCGTCGTCTCCTGGCTGGAGGGGCCGAAGGTCCAGGACGGCGACCCGTGGAACCTCCGCGACGACGACGTCTACACCAACGAGTGGCAGTGGTTCGAAAACAAGCAGGAAACCGCCCTCGCGGACGGCGGCGACGACTCCGAGGAGTTGGCCGCGGACGGCGGCCAGCAGACCGACGACTGATCGCCGATCCGCTCAGGTCGCCAGCAGGATTCCGGTGACGAACATCAGGAGTGCGACGCTCCCCAGAATGATTCCCAGGATGTCCTTGTTGCTCATACCGTCACCCACGGGGAGCGGCGGCAAAGACCCACCGGTTCAAAAGGGAAAGCGATAATCCGTCGGGAAGCGTACGCGAAGCCGTGTCCACACCGCGTCGCGACGGACGGCGGTTCGTTCTGGCTCTCTACGTCGCTATCGTCGGGTTCGCCGGCTTCCTCGGGTTCGTGCTCGGCGAAGTCATCGACATGGGGTCGCCGCCACGGCTCTTTTTCCTGATCCCCCTCTCTCCGAACGGCTTCGGGTTCGCGGTGTACGGCGTGGTGACCATCGCGGTGGTTCTCGGCATCCCGTTGGGACTCGTCGTCTACCTCTCGGACCGACTCGACGTTGAGACGGCGTGAGGTGAAGAAACTTGTTGCTGGCTCGCGGAACCGGTGGTATGTACCACGCCGTTGTGGGCGTCGACGATAACGAGGAACGGGCCGTCGCGTGTGCGCGGGCCGTCGCCGACCTCCCGGGGGCCGAGACGGGCGCCCGCGTCACCATCATCCACAGTTTCACCGACGACCCGAGTGGGGCCTCTGCGGCGGAGATCGACTCCGTACGCGAGGCGACGGTGTACCTCGAAGAGCGGGGGATCGAGGTGGACGTGACCGGGTCGAGCGGCGATCCCGCCGAGCGGATCCTCGACGTCGCGTCCGCGGCGGACGCGGACCTGATCGTCGCCGCCGGGAGGAAGCGATCGCCGACGGGAAAGGCGCTGTTCGGGAGCGTCACGCAGTCGGTGATCCTGAACGCCGACCGGCCGGTGATGGTCGTCGGCGACACTGACGGCTAGTGGGTTCGGGAACGCCTCGGGTACCACCACGGCGACTCGTCACGAGGAACACAGGTCGTCGGCGACGGCCGGCAGCGTCCCGACTTCGACGTCGGGATGGGCGCCGATCGATTCGGGCGGATCGCGCCGTCGGTTCACCCACGTCGTCGCCATCCCCGCATTGCCGGCGCCGGCGACGTCCCACGCGTTCGACGAGACGAGCCGACAGTCATCGAGCGAGCGGTCGAGGGTCTCGGCGGCGTGGTCGTACACTGCCGGATCGGGTTTGAACGTCCGCACGGCGTGGGCGCTGACGATGCCGTCGAGGTGGGACCGCAGCCCCGCGTTCCCAGCCAGTCGTTCGAGCATCGCCGGGTTGCCGTTCGAGAGCACGACCACCTCGTGACCGGCCGCGGACAGGCGATCGAGCGCCTCGACGGCCCCAGGAAACGGCTCCAGGTGGTCGTACGCCTCGCGGATCCGCTCCCGGGTCGCCGCGTCAGGGTCGAGGTCGAACTGTGCCAGCGCGTAGTCGAGCGCGTGACCGGTAATCGCCCAGAACGGCTCGTAGTCGTCCATCTGTGCGCTCTGATAGGAGTACTGGAGTTGCTTGCGTCGCCACGTCTCGTCGACCGCCGCGACCAGCCGATCGGCGACCCCGAGTTCTTCGCCCAGATGGGCCCGGACGCTACTCGTATCGCACAGCGTACCGTACATGTCGAAACAGAGTCCGGCCATATAGGCGACCACGGCCGGCCGCCCCTTGAGTCGTTCCCCTACTATCGTGTGCGTCCCGTAGCGACGGCCGAAGAGGACTCGAACCCTCCGGACCCTCTGCCAGTCGACATCCGGCGGGACCCCGGGTCAGGTCGTCGGTTAGAACGGCCAGTCGCCGGTCGTTCGCATGCCTGCGGCGAGGTCTTGGCGTTCGAGGTCGGCGGCGATGGCGTCGGGCTCCCGGCGGTCGATCCGCTCGGCGGCCGCGAGAGCGGCGGCGACCTCCGTCACGATGATCGCTCCCTCGCGAAGCGTCCGGCGTTCGAGTTTGTCGAGCGTGTCCGCGCGAGTGTGACCCCAGCCGCGATCCCGGTCGCCGTCGTCGCTCGCCACCAACAGGCCGGGTACGCCGCGCGCGACGAACGGCCAGTGGTCGCTGTGGGGGTGCTGACCCGGACGGATCGAGATGGGGTGACCGAAGCGGTCGGCGACGTCCTCGACGGCCGATTCGAGCGCGTCGAAGCCGGCGGTGTACCACTGGAGGGTCCGGCCGCGACAGACCCCGTCGCAGTTGACGACGGCCTGGACGGCCTCGGGATCGACCCGTTCGGCCTCGCGTTTCGACCC
This window encodes:
- a CDS encoding DUF6684 family protein — its product is MATKVFDRETILDLTVNFIPLFILLFFIVGYALVNPFQLGSVGRILQYTLLVAPFVLLAILTYLSGKAIASTEKNAPVYMPGAATVDGAEPIEDDHEE
- a CDS encoding haloacid dehalogenase type II — translated: MAGLCFDMYGTLCDTSSVRAHLGEELGVADRLVAAVDETWRRKQLQYSYQSAQMDDYEPFWAITGHALDYALAQFDLDPDAATRERIREAYDHLEPFPGAVEALDRLSAAGHEVVVLSNGNPAMLERLAGNAGLRSHLDGIVSAHAVRTFKPDPAVYDHAAETLDRSLDDCRLVSSNAWDVAGAGNAGMATTWVNRRRDPPESIGAHPDVEVGTLPAVADDLCSS
- a CDS encoding cbb3-type cytochrome c oxidase subunit I, translating into MGLFLVIIAAWLARIEDWRSYTPLGSGGATGESGYVSREKPAGISRWLTTVDHKDIGMLYGAYGVLAFVVGGLMIMIMRVELIDPGMTLISNSFYNSLLTSHGITMLFLFGTPIIAAFANYLVPLLIGADDMAFPRINAIAFWLLPPGALLIWAGFFPLGDVIPAQTAWTLYTPLSLGAGSGSQGNAGVDLMILGLHLTGVSATMGSINFIATILTERAEEVTWANLDIFSWTILTQSGLILFAFPLLGSALIMLLLDRNLGTTFFAIDAGGTMLWQHLFWFFGHPEVYILVLPPMGIVSYVLPRFAGRRLFGFKFVVYSTLAIGVLSFGVWAHHMFATGMDPRLRASFMAVSLAIAIPSAVKTFNWITTLWNGKLRLTTPMLFCIGFVSNFVLGGVTGVFLASIPVDLVLHDTYYVVGHFHYVVMGAIAFAGFAGLYYWFPMFTGRMYQRRLGKIHFWTWMIGSNITFLAMIVLGYGGMPRRYATYLPQFATFHQIATLGAVLMFVGGLVWTYNFVVSWLEGPKVQDGDPWNLRDDDVYTNEWQWFENKQETALADGGDDSEELAADGGQQTDD
- a CDS encoding DUF7520 family protein, producing the protein MSTPRRDGRRFVLALYVAIVGFAGFLGFVLGEVIDMGSPPRLFFLIPLSPNGFGFAVYGVVTIAVVLGIPLGLVVYLSDRLDVETA
- a CDS encoding universal stress protein — encoded protein: MYHAVVGVDDNEERAVACARAVADLPGAETGARVTIIHSFTDDPSGASAAEIDSVREATVYLEERGIEVDVTGSSGDPAERILDVASAADADLIVAAGRKRSPTGKALFGSVTQSVILNADRPVMVVGDTDG